In Malus sylvestris chromosome 15, drMalSylv7.2, whole genome shotgun sequence, a single genomic region encodes these proteins:
- the LOC126601983 gene encoding uncharacterized protein LOC126601983 translates to MAEGSVPCGMPETDITTLTEALRAQQQLLQKLYYDLDQEREASSTAADEALSMILRLQGEKSAMKMEASQYKRLAEEKICHSEEALAIFEDLIYQKEMEITSLEFQLQAYRHKLLSMGCSTELGAGENVYPENLLFQRNDFGSGEAGVNGTIRRINSRCDFGSGETGVSGAIRRINSLPPIELKELLKQKSTMERERDKERERDRDRPMIPKPEPATKIQEKKVEQEVNVQSLDVEKKFPNDAGGNMNTIWEQIKKLDARVKEISDYKDYGRGKSVLLKGPPSRTCSLPPIPKICISPKNELDSEEIIASLDPLKQSENLQGRELTVSPSCSSSVYDVFEVPQSYENSKAGEGEKKEPSALTVKLDKRLGKPDLVMDEKTEAYVRDETDRVKKMLHNKKQENKIPKPRDVISSADSNVREKAVSGGVTESQQAKFQQLWRRIERLEGERNNIRQEISHAGEEELKLFQEIHEHLNLIQSEMRSWKPKKPRPQDDEPLHNVMEAMLHFWL, encoded by the exons ATGGCGGAGGGTAGTGTGCCTTGTGGGATGCCTGAAACTGATATTACAACGCTAACCGAAGCACTTAGAGCACAGCAGCAACTGCTGCAAAAGCTTTACTATGATCTGGATCAGGAAAGAGAAGCATCATCTACTGCAGCTGATGAAGCTCTATCCATGATATTGCGTTTGCAAGGAGAAAAGTCCGCTATGAAGATGGAAGCGAGTCAATACAAGAGATTGGCGGAGGAAAAGATTTGTCATTCCGAGGAAGCTCTTGCCATTTTCGAAGATCTCATTTATCAGAAAGAAATGGAAATTACTTCGCTTGAGTTCCAACTTCAGGCTTATAGGCACAAGCTTTTAAGCATGGGCTGCAGCACGGAGTTAGGCGCTGGTGAAAACGTATATCCGGAGAATCTGTTGTTTCAAAGGAATGATTTTGGAAGTGGGGAAGCAGGTGTTAATGGGACGATTAGAAGAATCAACTCTCGATGCGATTTTGGCAGTGGGGAAACAGGGGTTAGCGGGGCTATTAGAAGAATCAACTCTCTACCTCCAATTGAGCTCAAGGAATTGCTCAAACAGAAAAGCACTATggaaagagaaagagataaAGAAAGAGAACGAGATAGAGACAGACCAATGATCCCCAAACCCGAACCTGCTACAAAAATACAGGAGAAGAAGGTGGAGCAGGAAGTCAATGTCCAGAGCCTAGACGTAGAGAAGAAATTTCCAAATGATGCAGGCGGGAACATGAATACAATATGGGAGCAGATTAAGAAGTTAGATGCGCGAGTGAAAGAGATATCCGATTATAAAGATTATGGTAGGGGAAAATCTGTACTCTTGAAGGGTCCTCCATCTAGGACTTGTTCATTGCCTCCAATTCCGAAGATATGCATAAGCCCAAAAAATGAACTCGACAGTGAAGAAATTATTGCTAGTTTGGATCCACTTAAGCAGAGTGAGAATCTACAGGGAAGGGAGCTGACTGTTAGCCCTTCGTGCTCCTCAAGCGTCTATGATGTCTTCGAAGTCCCACAAAGTTATGAAAACAGTAAAGCTGGTgaaggagagaagaaagaaCCTAGTGCATTGACTGTGAAACTTGACAAGAGGCTTGGTAAGCCGGATTTGGTCATGGATGAGAAGACAGAAGCATATGTTAGAGATGAAACGGATAGGGTAAAGAAAATGTTGCATAACAAGAAGCAGGAGAACAAAATACCTAAACCAAGAGATGTGATAAGTAGTGCTGACTCGAATGTGAGGGAGAAAGCGGTGAGTGGTGGGGTTACTGAATCTCAGCAAGCGAAATTTCAACAGTTGTGGAGGAGAATAGAGCGGCTCGAGGGAGAAAGGAATAATATAAGGCAAGAAATTAGTCATGCGGGAGAAGAGGAGTTGAAGCTGTTCCAGGAGATACACGAGCATCTTAATTTAATACAGTCCGAAATGCGTAGTTGGAAGCCTAAGAAACCCCGTCCCCAGGATGATGAGCCCTTGCACAATGTTATGGAG GCAATGCTGCACTTTTGGCTTTGA
- the LOC126602656 gene encoding uncharacterized protein LOC126602656 yields the protein MNYAGLIPLRILSQQEIVSLYQRFCQLDRSGGGFISSDEFLSVPEFAVNPLSQRLLKILDGLNFKEFVLFLSAFSSRASLQQKIEFIFKVYDSDGNGKVAFSDMLDVLRDLTGQFISEQQREQVLTHVIEESGYTKDSLLSISDFVKIISLLRFETAIESSGKLESPGEKVKRHRFWFDLFEYVRMNASASASASAAVL from the exons ATGAACTAcgccggtttgattccgttaaggatac TTTCGCAGCAGGAGATAGTTTCTCTGTACCAGCGGTTCTGCCAGCTCGATCGCAGCGGCGGAGGTTTCATCTCCTCCGATGAGTTCTTGTCCGTTCCCGAATTCGCCGTCAATCCTCTCTCTCAG AGGTTGCTGAAGATATTGGATGGATTGAACTTTAAGGAATTCGTATTATTCTTATCAGCATTCAGTTCTCGTGCAAGCTTGCAGCAGAAAATCGAGT TTATTTTTAAGGTATATGATTCAGACGGCAATGGGAAAGTCGCATTCAGCGACATGTTGGATGTTTTGCGGGATTTGACGGGGCAGTTCATATCTGAGCAACAGAGGGAG CAAGTATTGACGCATGTCATTGAGGAATCCGGCTACACGAAGGATTCATTGTTAAGCATATCGGACTTTGTGAAG ATTATTAGTCTATTGAgatttgagacagcgatcgaAAGTTCTGGGAAGCTCGAATCGCCGGGAGAGAAGGTAAAACGACATCGTTTCTGGTTTGATCTGTTCG AATATGTCCGAATGaatgcttctgcttctgcttctgcttctgctgcTGTTTTATAA
- the LOC126605327 gene encoding uncharacterized protein LOC126605327 isoform X2, giving the protein MGRKKIKTKRRRDRAVLAIDLSSIRLFGQALIYGTTGEECTLKSVGCPLFLFASSCVLPLMPTIFSPLYKVMFAYVNAHELAKVFINFQIFLKNRQTCLQMLASPAVRKHI; this is encoded by the exons ATGG GTCGAAAGAAAATCAAGACGAAGAGGAGAAGAGATCGA GCTGTCCTGGCAATAGACCTCTCTTCCATTCGATTGTTTGGACAAGCGTTAATTTATGGCACCACAGGTGAGGAATGCACTCTGAAGTCTGTGGGATGCCCCTTATTTCTTTTTGCTTCTTCCTGTGTGCTGCCTTTGATGCCTACCATATTTTCTCCATTGTACAAAGTGATGTTTGCCTATGTGAATGCCCATGAACTTGCTAAAGTTTTCATTAACTTTCAAATCTTTTTGAAGAATAGGCAAACATGCCTTCAAATGCTTGCTAGTCCTGCCGTGAGAAAGCATATTTGA
- the LOC126605327 gene encoding uncharacterized protein LOC126605327 isoform X1, whose protein sequence is MGEIGRKKIKTKRRRDRAVLAIDLSSIRLFGQALIYGTTGEECTLKSVGCPLFLFASSCVLPLMPTIFSPLYKVMFAYVNAHELAKVFINFQIFLKNRQTCLQMLASPAVRKHI, encoded by the exons ATGGGTGAGATTG GTCGAAAGAAAATCAAGACGAAGAGGAGAAGAGATCGA GCTGTCCTGGCAATAGACCTCTCTTCCATTCGATTGTTTGGACAAGCGTTAATTTATGGCACCACAGGTGAGGAATGCACTCTGAAGTCTGTGGGATGCCCCTTATTTCTTTTTGCTTCTTCCTGTGTGCTGCCTTTGATGCCTACCATATTTTCTCCATTGTACAAAGTGATGTTTGCCTATGTGAATGCCCATGAACTTGCTAAAGTTTTCATTAACTTTCAAATCTTTTTGAAGAATAGGCAAACATGCCTTCAAATGCTTGCTAGTCCTGCCGTGAGAAAGCATATTTGA
- the LOC126602657 gene encoding uncharacterized protein LOC126602657, translating to MDDTLDAAFWLPTQILNDDDAPAMELNSKTKKSGRYGFDNDAPKTLFPFEFPYGSAFGVSSDFSSPVESSETESDEEDYLVGLTSQMARSTLNDEFKYSDSAFAFEKPKGWVASGFPQSTLCAVGSGCGCRQGSSRGSPN from the coding sequence ATGGACGATACATTAGACGCTGCGTTTTGGCTCCCGACCCAGATTCTCAACGACGACGACGCACCGGCCATGGAGCTCAACTCAAAGACCAAGAAAAGTGGCAGGTATGGGTTTGACAATGATGCTCCGAAAACTCTGTTCCCGTTTGAGTTTCCTTACGGCAGCGCTTTTGGGGTTTCGTCGGATTTCAGTTCGCCGGTCGAGTCGAGCGAGACTGAGAGCGACGAGGAAGACTACCTCGTTGGGTTGACCAGCCAAATGGCTCGCTCCACTCTTAACGACGAGTTCAAATACTCCGACTCTGCTTTCGCCTTCGAGAAGCCAAAGGGTTGGGTCGCTTCTGGTTTTCCCCAATCGACTCTCTGCGCAGTCGGGAGCGGTTGCGGTTGCAGACAGGGCTCAAGCCGTGGAAGCCctaactga